In the genome of Phlebotomus papatasi isolate M1 chromosome 2, Ppap_2.1, whole genome shotgun sequence, one region contains:
- the LOC129804109 gene encoding gastrula zinc finger protein XlCGF26.1-like, protein MDKKASKDKSDKCPICGKAFKYPCLVKKHMNTHATEKNVRCPQCPKIFTHKARLQEHLKNHINSDPVPCSICSKIFRKERYLRDHMKRHSGENLFPCGLCGKIFRRKRHMKIHIERFHNIIAEKFICNQCGRAFPDESSLNGHCLIHTDTTNFNCYFCSEEFPNANSLKDHLPSHKSEKPFECRVCSKAFYTKSELKIHDKSHTYEALKCSYCDRTYIYRSDLRSHTNKHHRGLPLIFRENYPISCTVCNAKFDNLEGLKNHVSVHSDERPFKCDVCDRKFIDKDGIRRHIKTVHNKKAKRKFPCPQCQKPCRGQKDLQRHQVTYHSNDKPFQCKICSRSFKLQSFLQNHMITHKKGEPGVIKCPHCRRIFTEKDIFEKHLEASHKDLQIDTVWIKNETHDPEYEEPPSISTFSNFSEVKVEKKQGQDELLRTETVEQTMQKEIEEVFIKIEKNYNEEEIKEE, encoded by the exons ATGGACAA AAAAGCTTCAAAGGACAAAAGTGATAAATGTCCTATTTGCGGCAAGGCATTCAAATATCCATGTCTCGTAAAGAAACATATGAATACTCATGCAACAGAAAAGAATGTCCGTTGTCCTCAATGCCCAAAGATCTTTACCCATAAGGCTAGGCTACAAGAGCACTTGAAGAATCACATTAACAGTGATCCAGTACCATGTTCCATATGCAGTAAAATATTCAGAAAGGAGAGATATCTCAGGGATCATATGAAAAGACATTCTGGAGAGAATTTATTTCCATGTGGCCTTTGCGGAAAAATTTTCCGCAGGAAAAGGCATATGAAAATACATATTGAAAGATTTCACAATATAATTgctgaaaaatttatttgcaaTCAATGTGGAAGGGCATTTCCAGATGAATCTTCATTGAATGGGCATTGCTTAATCCATACCGATACTACAAATTTTAACTGTTACTTTTGTTCTGAAGAATTCCCAAATGCAAATTCTTTAAAGGATCATCTACCATCCCACAAGTCCGAAAAGCCTTTTGAATGTAGAGTCTGCTCTAAGGCATTTTACACAAAATcagaactaaaaattcatgataaAAGCCATACTTATGAAGCCCTGAAATGCAGTTATTGCGACAGAACTTACATCTATCGATCAGACCTTAGAAGTCATACAAATAAGCACCATAGGGGTCTTCCTCTGATATTTAGGGAAAACTATCCTATCTCCTGCACAGTTTGCAATGCAAAGTTTGATAATCTCGAAGGTCTGAAGAATCATGTCTCAGTCCATTCGGATGAGAGACCATTCAAATGTGATGTCTGTGATAGGAAATTCATTGATAAAGACGGTATTAGAAGGCACATAAAAACCGTTCACAACAAGAAAGCTAAACGAAAATTCCCCTGTCCACAGTGTCAGAAGCCCTGTCGAGGACAAAAGGATCTTCAGAGGCATCAAGTCACCTATCACAGCAATGATAAGCCATTTCAATGCAAAATTTGCTCAAGAAGTTTCAAATTACAAAGTTTTCTACAGAATCATATGATAACACACAAAAAGGGCGAACCTGGAGTAATAAAATGTCCACATTGTCGAAGAATTTTCACAGAAAAGGATATTTTTGAGAAACATCTAGAAGCGTCTCATAAAGATTTACAAATTGACACTGTttggataaaaaatgaaacacacGATCCAGAATATGAAGAGCCACCAAGCATATCaacttttagtaatttttcagaAGTTAAAGTTGAAAAGAAACAAGGGCAAGATGAGCTTTTGAGAACGGAAACTGTAGAACAGACAATGCAAAAGGAAATTGAGGAAGTCTTCAttaagattgaaaaaaattacaacgaggaggaaataaaagaagaataa
- the LOC129800942 gene encoding zinc finger protein 91-like, translating to MDTDVKAENEFLDHVIVKEEYVLKEENVPVIERLERSTKKDPQESVKFVIKEVRERKHKCPLCDKASYTIYNLKDHMVTHSKDKNFQCSQCSKFFGSKRRLDSHMRTHSTDLIPCGLCDKKFKSSVHLKYHLQRHTGEKKHECEICGKKFSDSSHKRRHILQLHEGKKPDNSSGSAPKFTCEHCGKVMWVKGSYERHILVVHTSNRDIKCPQCPKTFKLKYNLKEHMLVHSNEKPFVCDICNTGFKRKANLLAHRANHEGIPQDCSYCTNTYKSKGSLRLHIKKHHRGLPYEITDGPLSCTVCKEVFQDLDILKDHTKIHAKEKAKYYTCGDCGKSVRHKYNFLRHLTVHKKNTSFECETCSKKFKRKDEIIKHMRIHSKNRPLFECEVCGVKVKNRKTLRDHDRKHNAEVSKRRPYNTRYKERLPVDPTMIKQEVEDTETPLPTNIEILTTVKNEVVDDTVVVKTEADYWSKVYEGYLFDVKSVVNVLKIINFALILEKTEIHSKVNLIRVAKKYNMEENFNCEIVKEEYILAENEPLPSKAQDSIVPARKKHKFSICEKELSSLDGLKVHLKIHSNERNFKCPHCPKAFMMKKMLNRHLKIHTERKRIPCSLCDKSFLNKIIFNRHIKLHSEREKYECEICGKIFFEKAYRTRHMKLAHNGTVTYVHGAEKPFVCSICNMAFTKLNIMKRHKTTIHAEKRTDCPYCNKKFLKRNNYTNHIRTIHPGLPTRIKTGPTPCNICKETFSGIEDLKKHVVEHYTKKEFECAICGKKYVSKRNLKVHITTRHARNADKEILCTQCGKVFLGKSSLTLHQRTHTDNLPFECSVCSRKFKIKYYLTAHMKIHLEYRKTFPCKYCKKELKTKFIKEQHEQKHKMRGDGVPLYCVYDFKKKTYQEEQFLKYHEGLPLNSVWITTENDETNMLEAETGDPFA from the exons atggATACCGACGTTAAAGCAGAAAATGAATTTCTGGACCATGTAATTGTAAAGGAAGAATACGTTTTGAAAGAAGAAAATGTCCCGGTTATCGAGAGACTTGAGAG ATCGACTAAGAAGGATCCTCAAGAATCGGTTAAGTTTGTAATTAAAGAAGTACGAGAAAGAAAGCATAAATGTCCATTATGTGACAAGGCTAGCTACACCATCTACAACTTGAAAGATCATATGGTTACCCATTCGAAAGATAAGAATTTCCAGTGTTCTCAATGCTCAAAGTTCTTTGGCAGTAAGAGAAGACTGGACAGTCACATGAGAACTCACTCTACCGATCTGATTCCATGTGGCCTATGCGATAAAAAATTCAAGAGTTCAGTACATTTGAAATATCATCTTCAGAGGCATACTGGTGAGAAAAAGCACGAATGTGAGATTTGTGGGAAGAAATTCTCAGATAGTAGTCACAAAAGACGCCACATTCTTCAGTTGCACGAAGGAAAGAAACCAGATAACAGTTCTGGTTCAGCACCTAAATTTACATGTGAACATTGTGGGAAAGTTATGTGGGTCAAAGGGAGTTACGAAAGGCACATACTAGTTGTACATACCTCAAACAGAGATATAAAATGTCCTCAATGTCCAAAGACATTCAAACTGAAGTACAATCTCAAGGAGCACATGTTGGTTCACAGCAATGAAAAACCATTCGTTTGCGATATTTGTAATACAGGATTCAAACGGAAAGCAAATCTTTTGGCCCATAGAGCCAATCACGAGGGTATACCCCAAGATTGTTCGTACTGCACTAATACCTATAAAAGCAAAGGAAGTCTGAGGCTTCACATTAAGAAACACCATAGAGGTCTTCCATATGAAATTACGGATGGTCCCTTATCGTGTACAGTTTGCAAGGAAGTCTTTCAGGATCTTGACATCCTCAAGGACCACACTAAAATCCATGCCAAGGAAAAAGCGAAATACTACACTTGCGGGGATTGTGGAAAATCTGTACGgcataaatataattttctgaGGCACTTGACTGTTCACAAGAAAAACACATCCTTTGAGTGTGAAACTTGTTCAAAGAAGTTCAAGCGGAAGGACGAAATTATTAAGCATATGCGAATCCACAGTAAAAATCGACCGTTATTTGAATGTGAAGTTTGCGGAGTTAAAGTTAAGAATAGAAAAACCTTAAGAGATCATGATCGTAAGCACAACGCTGAGGTCAGTAAAAGAAGGCCTTACAATACACGCTACAAGGAACGATTACCAGTGGATCCTACAATGATAAAACAAGAAGTTGAGGATACTGAAACTCCACTGCcaacaaatattgaaattttaacaaCAGTGAAAAATGAGGTAGTTGATGATACAGTTGTCGTTAAAACCGAAGCGGATTA CTGGTCGAAAGTGTATGAAGGATACCTTTTTGATGTGAAATCCGTGGTAAACGTcctaaaaattattaactttgCCCTAATATTAGAAAAAACTGAAATTCATTCCAAAGTAAATTTGATTAGGGTTGCAAAGAAATACaatatggaagaaaattttAACTGTGAAATTGTTAAAGAAGAGTACATTTTGGCAGAAAATGAACCACTTCCATCAAAAGCTCAAGA CAGCATTGTTCCAGCAAGAAAGAAgcacaaattttctatttgtgaaaAAGAATTATCTTCTCTCGATGGACTCAAGGTTCACTTGAAGATTCATTCAAATGAGAGGAATTTCAAGTGTCCTCATTGTCCCAAAGCctttatgatgaaaaaaatgcTAAATCGACATCTAAAGATTCACACAGAAAGGAAACGCATTCCCTGCAGCTTATGTGATAAGtcttttctcaacaaaatcatttttaatcgtCACATTAAATTGCACTCCGAAAGAGAGAAATATGAATGCGAAATTTGTGGAAAGATATTCTTTGAGAAAGCTTATAGAACGAGGCACATGAAATTGGCTCACAATgg aaCGGTTACATATGTTCACGGAGCTGAGAAACCATTTGTTTGTAGTATTTGCAATATGGCTTTTACGAAGTTAAACATTATGAAAAGGCACAAAACAACAATTCACGCTGAGAAACGCACAGATTGTCCGTACTGTAATAAGAAATTCCTAAAACGGAATAATTACACGAATCATATTCGAACGATACATCCAGGGCTTCCGACCCGCATCAAAACTGGTCCGACTCCCTGCAACATCTGCAAAGAAACCTTTAGTGGCATAGAAGATCTCAAGAAGCATGTTGTTGAGCATTATACTAAAAAGGAATTTGAATGTGctatttgtggaaaaaaatatgTCAGCAAACGTAATTTGAAGGTTCACATTACCACAAGACATGCCAGAAATGCAGATAAGGAAATTCTGTGTACTCAATGTGGAAAAGTCTTTTTAGGAAAATCGAGTCTTACACTTCACCAACGTACCCACACGGACAATTTGCCATTTGAATGTAGTGTTTGCTCAaggaaattcaaaattaaatattacttGACTGCTCATATGAAAATCCATTTGGAATATCGAAAAACTTTTCCATGTAAATACTGTAAAAAGGAACTAAAAACAAAGTTCATCAAAGAGCAGCATGAACAAAAGCACAAAATGAGAGGAGATGGTGTCCCATTGTACTGTGTGTAtgatttcaaaaagaaaacttaTCAAGAAGAACAGTTTCTCAAGTATCACGAAGGTCTACCTCTGAATTCAGTTTGGATTACCACAGAAAATGACGAGACTAACATGCTAGAAGCTGAAACTGGAGATCCTTTTGCGTAA